From a single Candoia aspera isolate rCanAsp1 chromosome 2, rCanAsp1.hap2, whole genome shotgun sequence genomic region:
- the MINAR2 gene encoding major intrinsically disordered NOTCH2-binding receptor 1-like codes for MDFSALPNNNKPDKFLQLDVKSLAKTSAFLQTWLANFPEAPFPEEQKWHNRVYSQREKKNIQEQPVWQLAPLHPAMIDKALGKHVTAVTLKSTIKSNPLYDGVLADDSWEKRRNNPSWTVQDYDRHSLNSSLPYYLKENPNDLQYWMEDVYTPGYDTLLKKKEREGNRSRCCLILFLILLAGTMIATVTACIVFI; via the exons ATGGATTTCTCTGCATTGCCGAACAATAACAAGCCCGATAAATTCCTTCAGCTAGATGTGAAGTCCTTAGCAAAAACATCAGCCTTCTTACAAACCTGGCTGGCAAATTTTCCAGAAGCACCTTTTCCTGAAGAACAGAAGTGGCACAATCGAGTCTATTCACAG agagaaaagaaaaacatccagGAACAGCCTGTTTGGCAACTGGCCCCACTTCACCCAGCAATGATTGACAAAGCTCTTGGAAAGCATGTCACAGCTGTCACTTTGAAATCTACCATCAAAAGCAACCCTCTCTATGATGGGGTCCTTGCTGATGATAGttgggagaaaaggagaaataacCCATCGTGGACGGTCCAAGATTATGACAGGCATTCCCTCAACTCTAGCCTGCCTTACTATCTAAAG GAAAATCCAAATGATTTACAGTACTGGATGGAAGATGTTTACACTCCAGGATATGATACCttgttgaaaaagaaagagagagaaggaaaccgTTCCAGATGCTGTCTTATCCTGTTCCTTATATTGCTAGCTGGCACCATGATAGCTACTGTAACAGCCTGCATCGTATTTATCTGA